A region of Methanomicrobium sp. W14 DNA encodes the following proteins:
- a CDS encoding ketopantoate reductase family protein — MKVAILGAGAVGLSIAAKLSKICDVYAVSRKRNADAIKQRGFVMTGLWGEEKYSFKCSENLPESEKFDYIIITSKSNSTGSVCEQFKKYIKDTPTVSLQNGIGNEEIIYEYTDRVIGGMIITGFEWRHDAYIHVSVQAAPMRLGVYPTGTNEEVKVLVDLIKSAGIDVMEDSNIAGAIWGKTLYNAALNPLGAIMKVPYGRLLDENAWKIINEIVNEAFDVCKAEGIVLEWDCAEDYLKFLKKNQIPSTAEHHSSMYQDLSVCKRTEIDFMNGQIVKLGLKNGISTPVNRTIVNLIKFKENLILAK, encoded by the coding sequence ATGAAAGTCGCAATTTTAGGTGCAGGAGCTGTGGGGCTTAGTATAGCTGCAAAACTTTCTAAGATCTGTGATGTCTATGCTGTAAGCAGGAAACGCAACGCAGATGCCATAAAACAACGCGGATTTGTAATGACAGGTCTGTGGGGTGAAGAAAAATACAGTTTTAAATGCTCTGAAAATTTGCCTGAAAGCGAAAAATTTGACTATATAATAATCACATCAAAATCAAACTCGACAGGAAGTGTATGCGAACAGTTTAAAAAATATATTAAAGACACTCCTACAGTGAGCCTTCAAAACGGGATAGGAAACGAAGAAATCATCTATGAATACACCGACAGGGTAATCGGCGGGATGATAATAACAGGATTTGAATGGCGTCATGACGCATATATTCATGTATCTGTTCAGGCTGCACCAATGCGTCTCGGTGTGTATCCGACAGGAACAAACGAAGAGGTAAAAGTTCTTGTAGACCTCATTAAAAGTGCAGGCATTGATGTTATGGAGGATAGCAACATAGCAGGTGCCATCTGGGGAAAAACCCTCTATAATGCTGCCTTAAATCCTCTGGGTGCAATAATGAAGGTGCCATATGGCCGCCTTCTTGATGAAAATGCATGGAAAATAATCAACGAAATTGTAAATGAGGCATTTGATGTATGCAAAGCGGAAGGTATTGTCCTTGAATGGGACTGCGCAGAAGATTACCTTAAATTTTTGAAGAAGAACCAGATTCCGTCAACGGCAGAACATCATTCATCCATGTACCAGGATCTCTCTGTCTGTAAAAGAACAGAGATTGATTTCATGAACGGCCAGATAGTAAAGTTAGGCCTAAAGAACGGCATAAGTACTCCTGTAAACAGGACTATTGTCAATCTTATAAAATTCAAGGAAAACCTGATTCTTGCCAAATAA
- a CDS encoding carboxymuconolactone decarboxylase family protein, with the protein MDYEKLLCEIADKGKTKSCEEWLEKVKQQDGSVPLIFQRMAERPEVLLSHLLYKSSITETSTLDPKYVELISLAVGAALNCRHCTEYHMRAALKRGATKDEILEVVLLAGTLAQSSVLADAYRVIDTDEDACNASCDINGFSYKKE; encoded by the coding sequence ATGGATTATGAAAAACTGCTATGTGAGATTGCAGATAAGGGCAAAACCAAAAGCTGTGAGGAGTGGCTTGAAAAAGTAAAACAACAGGACGGATCAGTGCCTCTAATATTTCAGAGAATGGCAGAAAGACCTGAAGTTCTGCTATCGCATCTATTGTATAAATCTTCAATAACCGAAACAAGCACGCTTGACCCGAAATACGTTGAACTAATAAGCCTTGCAGTCGGCGCTGCCCTTAACTGCCGCCACTGCACAGAATATCACATGAGGGCTGCTCTTAAGAGAGGTGCTACAAAGGATGAGATTCTTGAGGTGGTTCTCCTTGCAGGAACACTTGCACAGTCATCAGTACTTGCAGATGCATACCGCGTTATTGATACGGATGAAGATGCCTGCAACGCTTCATGTGACATAAACGGATTTTCATACAAAAAAGAATAA
- a CDS encoding ATP-dependent DNA helicase: MDCSDDWFPYETYRPHQREMLNLAEDAARNHDICMIDAPTGSGKSSVLSALLSAANGRKIIVAVRTVSQLNTFIRELELIKRKKGHLKVAYLVGKRRMCMMGADGDIYRMCEGLKAFSTSLMRERAHRGSLIPANDPVLKTQIRRQDAEHPLLCPYFIKSKIYIEGSDGLKMVPSNTLKVKAEQVSKRIVPPEKIHEVCNEICPYEVMLQAARDADVILMNFYHIFDETIRDQMYQSISVEPENTILLIDEAHNCGDTVQSIQTVTLSEQSLEMAQNELSHMRGRVGGVEAVLNLIPQVQNFMSSLKRSVKQEDWFDPLIFTKYILNGTLYQKTDEISDDLLRINETINEAKLEKGDFKESPVENLTSFFTRILQSAGDDSFLTIYKKNLMDISLEVRNIDPSKTLSEIAKMHSASILISGTLSPVESYKKLYFGDMNIKTLSLPNAFPKENRLIFCANDITSAFSLRRDPENTKRILDYINSFAAIKGNLAVYFPSYDMLKMFTKDLPKKLKRKDVFIESQDSSQANSDLRVFMSLPEVGRSGIIFGVCGGKWSEGLDYRGEMLNGAVVIGLPLAPYNDVRRMINDYFKNKFGKEGEFLSYTLPAINKATQALGRVLRTPEDRGVLLIGESRFLDKSVKKGLPHWMQEELAECNIDEFRSGIAGWN, encoded by the coding sequence ATGGATTGCTCTGATGACTGGTTTCCTTACGAAACATACAGGCCCCACCAAAGGGAAATGCTTAATCTGGCAGAAGATGCCGCAAGAAATCATGATATCTGCATGATAGACGCCCCGACCGGCAGTGGTAAATCCAGTGTCCTGTCAGCGCTTTTATCAGCTGCGAACGGCAGAAAAATAATCGTTGCCGTAAGAACAGTCAGCCAGCTGAATACATTTATCAGGGAACTTGAATTAATCAAACGGAAAAAAGGGCACCTTAAGGTTGCATACCTCGTCGGAAAACGCAGGATGTGCATGATGGGGGCGGACGGCGACATTTACAGGATGTGTGAAGGATTAAAGGCCTTCTCAACGTCACTTATGCGTGAACGCGCCCACAGAGGGTCGCTTATACCCGCAAATGATCCGGTCCTTAAGACGCAGATAAGACGACAGGATGCAGAACATCCTCTTTTATGTCCTTATTTTATTAAGTCAAAAATCTATATTGAAGGCAGCGACGGACTCAAAATGGTCCCGTCAAACACCCTTAAAGTAAAGGCAGAACAGGTATCAAAAAGGATAGTCCCCCCTGAAAAAATTCACGAAGTCTGCAACGAAATATGCCCATATGAAGTTATGCTTCAGGCCGCACGCGATGCAGATGTTATTCTGATGAACTTCTATCATATCTTCGACGAAACAATAAGAGACCAGATGTACCAGTCAATATCCGTAGAGCCTGAAAATACGATTCTTCTGATAGACGAAGCCCACAACTGCGGAGACACTGTCCAGAGTATACAGACTGTTACATTAAGCGAACAGTCACTTGAAATGGCGCAGAACGAACTGTCCCACATGAGAGGTCGCGTAGGGGGAGTTGAAGCTGTCCTGAATCTTATCCCGCAGGTCCAGAATTTTATGTCCAGTCTTAAAAGGTCTGTCAAACAGGAGGACTGGTTTGACCCGCTGATCTTCACAAAATACATACTTAACGGGACACTTTACCAGAAGACGGACGAAATTTCAGACGATCTTTTAAGAATTAATGAAACCATAAACGAAGCAAAGCTGGAAAAAGGTGACTTTAAGGAAAGCCCTGTCGAAAATCTTACCAGCTTTTTTACAAGGATACTCCAGTCTGCCGGCGACGACTCATTCCTGACAATATACAAAAAAAATCTTATGGATATCTCTCTTGAAGTAAGAAATATAGACCCTTCAAAAACCCTTTCTGAAATAGCGAAGATGCATTCTGCATCTATTCTAATAAGCGGAACGCTTTCTCCGGTTGAGAGTTATAAAAAGCTTTACTTCGGTGATATGAATATTAAAACACTGTCACTTCCAAATGCATTTCCAAAGGAAAACAGACTTATCTTCTGCGCAAACGACATAACATCAGCATTCAGTCTGAGAAGGGATCCTGAAAATACCAAAAGGATTCTGGATTATATCAATTCTTTTGCCGCAATTAAAGGAAACCTTGCAGTTTACTTTCCTTCATATGATATGCTGAAAATGTTTACGAAAGACCTGCCGAAAAAACTTAAAAGAAAGGATGTATTCATTGAATCACAGGACTCTTCCCAGGCAAACAGCGATCTGAGGGTCTTTATGTCACTTCCGGAAGTGGGCAGGTCAGGCATCATCTTTGGGGTATGCGGCGGCAAATGGAGTGAGGGTCTTGACTACAGGGGCGAGATGCTAAACGGTGCGGTCGTAATCGGACTTCCACTCGCTCCTTACAATGATGTAAGGAGAATGATAAACGACTACTTCAAAAATAAATTCGGAAAAGAGGGGGAATTTCTTTCATATACCCTGCCTGCCATAAATAAAGCCACGCAGGCCCTTGGCAGGGTTTTGAGAACACCTGAAGACAGGGGTGTTCTTCTTATAGGAGAAAGCCGATTCCTTGATAAGTCAGTAAAAAAAGGCCTCCCGCACTGGATGCAGGAGGAACTTGCGGAATGCAACATTGATGAATTCAGGTCGGGAATTGCCGGATGGAATTAG
- a CDS encoding flavodoxin domain-containing protein has product MSTNFKNVLDFIIQNENEIFSSPRALFGTGEEELFTILKINGETNEINLKTEDNRNIAIKCELLKEAVRLLEDKHMVPISVAKYHTLSMEEHLSLWQSGTDNTTLNKKTVPYITDIIVLSGFAAYGWAKSGNDEKFAAVAVKEKQQKKNAPKDTNIVKKENKEALGKNVNTVKSEKNVQKKTDLNDKKVLITYSTKYGSTADIAWSIKNSFQDDGITADVKHIQDVDDVREYSFVIIGSPIYDGKMLPEVIEFVELHKNWLSKRMTALFISGMSLNDKTDEAVLEAKKIADDIEKRIELIDTGMFPGKLSPENLPVKKRINAIFNKRKTGDFRDWRDIGEWADKIKKIYLNKIKQD; this is encoded by the coding sequence ATGAGCACTAACTTCAAAAATGTTTTGGATTTTATAATTCAGAATGAAAACGAGATTTTTTCATCCCCCAGGGCGCTTTTCGGGACAGGAGAGGAAGAGCTGTTTACAATCCTCAAAATTAACGGGGAAACAAATGAAATAAACCTGAAAACTGAGGACAACAGAAATATTGCAATAAAATGTGAACTCTTAAAAGAAGCCGTCAGGCTTCTCGAAGACAAACATATGGTCCCGATATCAGTAGCAAAATACCATACACTGTCAATGGAGGAGCACCTTTCGCTCTGGCAGTCCGGGACAGACAACACAACTCTAAATAAAAAAACTGTTCCGTATATAACCGATATTATAGTTCTGTCAGGATTTGCGGCATACGGGTGGGCTAAATCCGGAAATGACGAGAAGTTTGCGGCAGTCGCCGTAAAAGAAAAACAGCAGAAAAAAAACGCACCCAAAGATACGAATATAGTTAAAAAAGAGAATAAAGAAGCCCTCGGGAAAAATGTCAATACTGTAAAATCCGAAAAAAACGTGCAGAAAAAAACGGATTTAAACGACAAAAAGGTTCTGATTACTTATTCCACGAAGTACGGCTCTACAGCCGACATTGCATGGTCAATAAAAAACTCATTTCAGGATGACGGAATCACGGCAGATGTAAAGCATATCCAGGACGTTGATGACGTAAGGGAATATTCTTTTGTAATAATCGGATCACCGATATATGACGGTAAAATGCTTCCCGAAGTTATCGAATTTGTCGAGCTTCACAAAAACTGGCTCTCAAAAAGAATGACTGCACTTTTTATTTCAGGTATGTCACTGAATGATAAAACTGATGAGGCAGTTCTTGAAGCGAAGAAAATTGCGGATGACATTGAAAAAAGAATAGAGCTTATTGATACCGGCATGTTTCCGGGAAAACTCTCACCTGAAAACCTCCCGGTAAAAAAGAGAATCAATGCGATATTCAATAAGAGAAAAACAGGAGACTTCAGGGACTGGCGCGATATCGGGGAATGGGCTGATAAAATAAAAAAAATATACCTGAATAAAATTAAACAGGATTAA
- the purB gene encoding adenylosuccinate lyase, with the protein MAVHPIDYRYGTAEMRNIWEEKSRFEAIVRAEVALAKAEADNGLIPEKAAKEISEKAGYASLERAKEIEAEINHDMMAIVKSVTEVTGESGRWIHYGATSNDILDTATGLQVKESLSLIEEKLKKLLSLLLKRAEENKKLVCAGRTHGQIGVPTTYGLRFAIWAAEVARHIERLGEVRPRVAVGQMTGAVGTQASLGKKGHDVMITMMNYLDLRPVDVSNQLIQRDRYAEYFMLLANIATTLDKMGVEIRMMQRSEIGEMEEAFGKNQVGSSTMPHKRNPIKSEQVCGLARIVRSFVEPALLNNTLWDERDLTNSSTERVIFPESSILADHILNVMIKVIEGLKLNKENIRRNLNMLHGVNMAESVMIELTKKGMERQVAHEIVRVSSMTALETKTSVSEILSQNTDVSKYLKKDEIESLLLPDNYIGTAEWQVDNLIEKLRPVTA; encoded by the coding sequence ATGGCAGTTCATCCCATTGACTATCGTTACGGAACGGCTGAGATGCGCAATATCTGGGAGGAAAAGAGCAGATTTGAAGCAATTGTCCGGGCAGAGGTCGCTTTGGCAAAAGCAGAGGCTGACAACGGTTTAATTCCTGAAAAAGCGGCGAAAGAAATATCCGAAAAGGCTGGATACGCTTCACTTGAACGTGCAAAAGAAATTGAAGCCGAAATTAACCATGACATGATGGCAATAGTTAAGTCTGTTACCGAAGTTACGGGGGAGTCAGGGAGGTGGATCCATTACGGGGCAACCTCAAATGATATTCTTGATACGGCGACAGGCCTTCAGGTAAAGGAAAGCCTTTCTTTAATAGAGGAAAAACTAAAAAAACTTCTTTCTCTTCTCCTGAAAAGGGCTGAAGAAAACAAGAAGCTTGTCTGCGCCGGAAGGACGCACGGTCAGATTGGTGTCCCTACAACTTACGGTCTGAGATTTGCGATATGGGCGGCAGAAGTTGCCCGTCATATAGAAAGGTTAGGGGAAGTCCGCCCCAGAGTGGCTGTAGGCCAGATGACCGGAGCCGTCGGAACGCAGGCTTCTCTTGGAAAGAAGGGCCACGACGTTATGATTACAATGATGAACTATCTTGACTTAAGGCCTGTTGACGTATCAAACCAGCTCATTCAGCGCGACAGATATGCAGAATATTTTATGCTCCTTGCAAATATCGCGACGACTCTTGATAAGATGGGTGTTGAGATAAGGATGATGCAGAGGTCTGAGATAGGCGAGATGGAAGAGGCCTTCGGCAAAAATCAGGTCGGGTCTTCGACAATGCCGCACAAAAGAAATCCTATCAAATCAGAACAGGTATGCGGACTCGCAAGAATCGTCAGGTCTTTTGTAGAGCCTGCACTTCTGAACAATACTTTGTGGGATGAAAGGGATCTGACAAATTCATCTACTGAAAGGGTTATATTTCCTGAATCGTCGATTCTTGCGGATCATATTCTTAACGTCATGATAAAAGTGATTGAGGGATTAAAGCTTAACAAGGAAAATATCAGGCGCAACCTGAATATGCTTCACGGGGTTAACATGGCAGAATCGGTGATGATAGAACTTACCAAAAAGGGTATGGAAAGACAGGTCGCCCATGAGATAGTAAGGGTTTCAAGTATGACCGCTCTTGAAACAAAAACATCAGTATCAGAAATCCTCTCTCAGAACACCGATGTTTCAAAATACCTGAAAAAAGATGAAATCGAGTCCCTTCTTCTGCCTGACAACTATATAGGGACTGCCGAGTGGCAGGTGGACAATCTCATTGAAAAACTGCGTCCTGTGACAGCCTGA
- a CDS encoding MGMT family protein, producing MELEKGICRFGLWKVGVIWGGNIIHKVSFLRFGEESVVPMQFSQYLSGKKDSFSPYKSIAVFDEYPYSGIYRAVSVIPYGETKTYSEIAQVAGTHPRVVGFAMKRNPTPLIIPCHRVVSKNGIGGFTPDIDIKKELLKMESKYKESLRFIIE from the coding sequence ATGGAATTAGAAAAAGGAATTTGCAGATTTGGTCTCTGGAAAGTTGGCGTAATATGGGGAGGAAATATAATTCATAAAGTCTCTTTTCTGCGCTTCGGAGAGGAGTCGGTGGTACCCATGCAGTTCAGCCAGTACCTGAGCGGAAAAAAAGACAGTTTCTCACCATATAAATCAATAGCAGTCTTTGACGAATATCCTTATTCCGGAATATATAGGGCCGTCTCAGTGATTCCTTATGGTGAAACTAAGACATACTCTGAGATTGCACAGGTTGCAGGGACACATCCAAGAGTGGTAGGCTTTGCAATGAAGAGAAACCCCACACCTCTTATAATCCCCTGCCACAGGGTTGTATCCAAAAACGGAATCGGTGGTTTTACCCCAGATATCGATATAAAAAAAGAGCTTTTAAAAATGGAATCTAAATATAAAGAATCTCTTAGATTTATCATAGAGTGA
- a CDS encoding flavodoxin domain-containing protein, whose amino-acid sequence MAKKILVIYATRYGSTKDIAEKIAGYLNEKGYQADSENFSAIKSTEGYDAVIAGSAIQMGKWLPEAREFIQAHNADLNKVPLFVFSCGITLHEPDENEVRKALFATDEIKLYVDPKETGLFAGKLDTGILTDPDRQIITLAKPECGDFRNYRKISKWVDKLDSDYLKKL is encoded by the coding sequence ATGGCAAAAAAAATACTGGTGATATACGCAACCCGTTACGGTTCAACAAAGGATATTGCAGAAAAAATTGCAGGATATCTTAATGAAAAAGGGTACCAGGCCGACTCTGAGAACTTCTCTGCCATAAAAAGTACTGAGGGTTATGACGCTGTAATAGCAGGAAGCGCAATCCAGATGGGAAAATGGCTTCCCGAGGCAAGAGAATTTATTCAGGCACACAATGCAGACCTCAATAAAGTTCCGCTTTTCGTATTCTCATGCGGCATAACTCTTCATGAACCTGACGAGAACGAAGTAAGAAAAGCACTCTTTGCAACTGATGAAATCAAACTCTATGTTGACCCGAAAGAGACCGGACTTTTCGCAGGAAAACTTGACACAGGTATCCTGACGGACCCTGACAGGCAGATAATCACCCTTGCAAAACCGGAGTGCGGGGACTTCAGGAATTACCGGAAAATTTCCAAATGGGTTGACAAACTGGACAGCGATTACCTTAAAAAACTATAA
- a CDS encoding PspC domain-containing protein, whose translation MKKLYRSKDDRVIAGICGGLGRSLDVDPNILRILWVLFCFAYGLGIIAYIVSWVFLPEEEEAGVIDAEYVIKDKEE comes from the coding sequence ATGAAGAAATTATACAGATCAAAGGACGACCGCGTGATAGCAGGAATCTGCGGAGGTCTGGGTAGATCACTGGATGTTGATCCGAATATTCTGAGAATATTATGGGTTTTGTTCTGTTTTGCATATGGACTGGGAATTATTGCTTATATCGTCTCGTGGGTTTTTTTGCCTGAAGAGGAAGAGGCCGGGGTCATTGACGCCGAGTATGTGATAAAGGACAAAGAAGAATAA